GCCAGAGGACAGCGTTTCGAACGTTTCAAGTAAAGGTTCCAGACACAAAAGCCAGCTGTCTGCATGTTCCAAATCCTCCCGCATCTCTTCAGTGCATATAAAAACAAAGGCTGAAAGGGCTGCTCTGTTAAAATCTGCTGCTGTCTTAAAAAGGATGCATGATTTGGATGCTGAGGAAGAAGTTCTGCAAATTGAGAGGGCAAGACTGAGGAGAAAAAAGGAACGGTTGGAAATGGAGGCAAAGTTGGAAGCTAATACAGCCAAGTTGTATGTCTTAGaaaatggtggtggtgatgatgatgatgatgagggggaGGGAGCCAATGCTATGAACGCCTATCTTCATGCACAGTTACAGTCATCTAATGTTCCTGTTTGGCACCCTAAGCCTGAGGTGTTCCACCAGGATAATGTAGCTTCACTGGTGGTGAGGCCTAAAGAGAAATGCATTTCATATGGGCTTAATAACCCTTTACCCACAGTGCAGATACCATCACGTAGACCGGCCGTATTGAGTGATAACTGTGGACCCAGGAGCCACAATCCAGTCCCAGTGCAGCATCAGCTACCGCCATCTGCACGTATGAATCCATCTACTCGGACACAGGCAAGCCATGCCGCGTCTTTTGGTAACCACCAGCTCCCTCATAACCATCTACCCACAGTGTATGATCTCATGCAGCGTCAGAATAACATCACGGCTCAGCTGGTTCATAATCAAGCTCTAGCCTCTCTTCCACCTAGAGTTATTACGGAGTTTGATGGACACCCATTGAAGTATGCCGCCTTTATCAGAGCTTTTGAACAGGCAATTGAAAGGAAAACTTCTGACAAAGAAGAGTGTCTGTACTACCTTGATCAGTACACAAGAGGGCAGCCAAGAGAGCTCGTTAGGAGCTGCTTTAACATGGCACCTGGTCAAGGCTACACCAGAGCGAAACATTTATTAAAGGAGTACTTTGGTAATGAAATGAAGATTGCGGCAGCTTATATTGACAGGGCTGTGCAATGGCCTACGGTGAAACCTGATGATGTTAACGCCTTGCAGTCTTTGTCTGTCTTCCTAAGAGATTGCTGTAATGTAATGGAAGATCTGCAGTATCTGGAGGAGATGAACGTGCCATCCAACCTGCGCttgatgatgatgaagttgCCGTACAagatgagggagagatggagggcgGTTGCATGTGACCTTCAGGAGAGGCGTGGCACAAGGGCCATGTTTGCTGATTTTGTGACTTTTATTGAACGTCAGGTGAAAATTATGTCTGACCCTCTCTTTGGAGATTTGCAGGGCACACCATCATACCACACCTCCCTTAAGTTCAAGGCCAGGCCTTCTGGAAGAGGGCATGTTACCGTTGCTGCTGTCGATGCTGCCCGACCATCAAATTCCTTTGCACCCCGACATCAGCGTAAGGGTCCACCTGTACAGAAGTATGACCATGGAGCATGCTTTGTGTGTAAAGGCCAACATTCAGTGCTTAAATGTTCTGCTCTTGAGCAAATGACACAtagagaaaaacttgatgctgtAAAAGAAAATCGACTCTGCTTTCGCTGCCTCATGCCAGGTCATATGAGTAAGGCATGCGATAAGCCTCTaacttgtgctgtgtgtgcaaaGAGCCATCCGACTATTTTACATGTTGATTCTAAAACGCCACATGTTTCAGTTAGTAATGCTCTTGTGTCATTGCAGACATGTGCCCATACAGGGGCCGGGAATGATGAATGTGTCCTTTCCATTGTGCCTGTACGGGTGAAGGCAAAGTCTGGCAGTCACATCATCAACACCTATGCCTTCCTTGACCCTGGGAGCTCAGCCTCTTTCTGCACTGAGACACTCATGAGGAAGCTGAATCTCTCCGGTGTTAAAACTAACATTCTGCTTCGCACCCTAGGCCAAGAAAGAGTAGTTAGCACCTATTCACTTAAAGGCTTTCAGATTTCTGGCCTGAATGAAGAAACATTTCTGGATTTGCCTGAAGTGTTTACTCAAAAGGCCATGCCGGTAAGCAGGAAAAACATTCTTAGTCAAGAAGATCTGGAAGAGTGGGCTTATCTCAAGTACATTAATATTCCTAGTTTGGAGGCAGATGTCGAATTACTTATAGGTACCAATGCACAGAAGCTTATGGAACCCTGGGAAGTGATCAATAGCCAAGGGGAGGGGCCATATGCAATCAGGACCCTACTGGGGTGGGTCGTGAGTGGTCCATTGAGAGGCAGGGAAGATGAGGGCAGGTATGATTGTCCGGCTGTCACTGTCAATAGGATCTCAGTTACCAAGCTACAAGATTTGTTGATTGCTCAATACAATCAGGATTTCAATGAAGCTATAGCAGATGATTCCTCTTTGTCCAGGGAAGATCATAGGTTTATGCAAATTGTTGAGTCATCCATCCATCAGGATGAGGGTCACTACTGCTTTGACTTGCCTTTCAAGGTTGCCGAAGTTACACTtccagacaatcgttgtgtcgCAGAGCAGCGTCTCTTTAGTCTCCAAAGAAAGTTCAAAAGGAACAAAGAATTCCATCAAGAATACACTGAGTTCATGTCTGAAGTCATTGCGAGTGGTTATGCTGAGCCTGTGCCATGTCAACAGCTGAATAGGTCTGATGGCAGGCTTTGGTTTTTACCCCACCATGGGGTATACCATCCTAGGAAGAAAACTCTTAGGGTGGTTTTTGACTGTGCCTCTGTCTATCAAGGAATCTCACTCAATTCCCAGCTCCTGCAAGGTCCCTTGCTCACCAGTACTTTGCTTGGTGTACTCACCAGATTCAGAAAGGAATGTGTAGCGCTGATGGCAGACGTCCAAGCTATGTTCCATCAGGTGAGAGTGTCTCCAGAGTACACAGATTTTTTACGTTTTTTGTGGTTTCCTGATGGTGACTTCACACTTGCGCCTATGCAGTACAGAATGAAGGTGCACCTTTTTGGAGCAGTGTCTTCACCTAGTTGTGCAAATTACGCATTGAGAAGAATTGTACAAGATTACAAAGATCACTTTGAACCATGCATTCTAAATACAATATTGCATAACTTTTATATGGATGATTGTTTGACTTCCGTGTCTTCAGAGGCAAAGGCTAGGAAGATGGTGAGTGAGCTGACCGCAGCATGTGCTAAAGGGGGGTTCCACTTGTCGAAGTGGACAAGCAACAGCAGTGAAGTCTTAGCCAGTATTCCAGATGCCCAGAGATCAAAGACCACTAGGGGACTTGATCTAGATCAAAAGGCAAATGCTGTTGAGACTGCTCTTGGCCTGCATTGGTGTATTGATGCTGATGTCCTGACTTTCAGGTTAGCCTTGGAAGAGCGCCCTCCCACACGACGTGGCATATTGTCTGTTGTGTCCTCTGTGTTTGACCCCTTAGGGTTTCTTGCGCCACTCACATTGCCAGTGAAGAGAATGCTGCAGGAGATGTGCAGGTTGAACATCGGCTGGGATGTCCATATACCCCAGGTCTTCTCTAAGCAGTGGTCCAACTGGCTTAAAAATCTGCATTATGTGGCTGAGTTCAAAGTGAATCGCTGCATGAAGCCCAACAACTTTGGGGAACCTACCTTTATGCAGCTACACCACTTCTCAGACGCCAGTGAGTATGGTTATGGGACCGTCACTTACCTCAGAATGGAGAACAAGGAGAACCAAGTGAGTCTTGCTTTCATCTTAGGAAAGGCCAGAGTAGCCCCTTTAAAGCAAACAACCATTCCCCGTCTTAAATTGACTGCTGCTGTCCTAGCTGTCCGCCTTGACAAGATGCTGAGAAGAGAATTTCAGCTTGACTTGCAGCCATCAGTGTTCTGGACAGATAGCACCACTGTTTTAAAGTATATTGCCAATGAGACCAGAAGATTTCATACATTTGTAGCCAATAGGGTGGCAGTTATTAGAGAATTGACCAGTGTTGCACAGTGGAGATACGTTGGCACAAAGTTGAACCCGGCAGATGAGGCATCCAGAGGGCTGAGTGCTGAAGAGTTCCTGGCCTGTGAGAGGTGGCTGAAGGGACCTCCATTTCTCTTAAAAGGGGAAGAGGAGTGGCCGGTTACCATTTCAGATCAGCCTATGGTCTTTTTGGAAGACCCTGAAGTGAAAAGGGAATCACTGGTGAGTGCCCTCGTAGTACAGGCACCACTGAATGcaacacaaatatttttaaactaCTTTTCTGATTTTAAAAGATTAAAGAGATCTGCTGCTTGGATTCTTAAATTCAGAGGTATACTTTTAACATCGTCACAAAAGAGAAAGTCCCTTAAACCTGAGCTCCAGAAAGAAAGAATAAAGGTCTCTGGCGAATCATTAACAACAGCCGATCTGCAGAGGGCAGAAGAAGCCATTATTCGCTTCTATCAGCAAGAGAAATTTCCAGAGGAAATTGCTGCACTGCAAGAAGGAAGGTCTGTGAAACGCAGCAGCGATCTCTATAAGCTCGACCCAAGGTTGCAAGATGGAATGCTGAGAGTTGGAGGTAGGCTCAGTAGGGCGGCAATGCCCGAAGAGGAGAAGCACCCTGTTATTCTGGCTAAAGATCAAAATGTATCTAAACTCATCTTGAAACATGTACACCAATGTCTTGGCCATGCAGGTCGTAATCACATGTTGTCCTTTCTCAGAAAGAAATATTGGATAACTCATGCAAACTCTGCTTGCAGGAAGGTCATTTTAGAATGTACAGAATGCCGGCGCATCCAGGGAAACATGGGGCAGCAGAAGATGGCTGACCTCCCAGAGGAACGAGTTGTGTCAGACCTGCCCGCTTTTACCAATGTAGGTGTGGATTATTTCGGCCCAGTGGAAGTGAAGAAAGGCCGAGGAAGAGTGAAGCGCTATGGTGTTTTGTTTACATGTCTGGCAAGTAGAGCAGTCCACCTTGAGGTAGCCTATGCTCTTGACACTGATTCATGTATCAACGCCATTAGGCGGTTCATGTGTCGAAGAGGTCAAATATCTCATTTAATTTCTGATAATGGCACAAACTTTATTGGAGCTGAGCGGGAGTTAAGGGAGGCCGTTTCAAAGTTGGACCACAGCAAGATCCAGCATGATCTTTTACAAAATGGGCTAACGTGGTCTTTTAACCCTCCAGCAGGCGCTCACCATGGCGGAGTTTGGGAGCGTTTGATCCGGCTTGTGAAGCGTGTCCTGGCCTCCACACTCAGACTTCAAACCCTGGACGATGAAGGCTTCCACACAGTTCTTTGTGAGATCGAAGCAATCTTGAATAGTCGACCAATCACGAAGGCCTCAGAAGATGTCAATGACTTGGAAGCTCTCACCCCTAACCACCTTCTCCTCCTGAAGACAAAGCCACTCCTACCCCCGGGGTTGTTCCAAAGGGATGACTTGTATCTGAAGAGAAGATGGCGACAGGTGCAATTTCTCTCTGACCTTTTCTGGAAACGCTGGGTGAGGGAGTACTTACCGCTGCTCCAGGAGAGACATAAGTGGATGAGGCCAAGGAGAAGCTTTGCCGTTGGCGACATCGTGGTTGTGATGGAGCCGTTGGCTCCAAGAGGGTCCTGGCAGATGGCACGAGTCACACAGACGTATCCAGACAAGAGAGGCCATGTGCGTTCAGTCCAGTTGAGAACAAAAACGGGGCAACTGGAAAGGCCAGTTACAAAGATATGCCTCTTGATGGAAGCCGAAGTCCCAAGTTCCAAGACCCAAGATGATGATATAGATGGTTGAGATGATGGGTAGACCTGGATGCTTGAGAAGATACTTAGTTTTAGGAACTAATTTAGTTTAGCTCTGCACAAATGGCTCCTTAGGTTAAATGGGTAATTGTGGTTTGATATTCTCTCACAATTAGGGGCCGGGGTGTAGGAGCCATTTCTTATCTGCACGTATAGGTAGGTTTTTAGTGTAATTTTTTGATTTACTCACTTGGGGGAGCACTTTAGGTCACAGGTATAAAGGCAGG
The genomic region above belongs to Brachyhypopomus gauderio isolate BG-103 chromosome 3, BGAUD_0.2, whole genome shotgun sequence and contains:
- the LOC143509288 gene encoding uncharacterized protein LOC143509288, producing the protein MEDLQYLEEMNVPSNLRLMMMKLPYKMRERWRAVACDLQERRGTRAMFADFVTFIERQVKIMSDPLFGDLQGTPSYHTSLKFKARPSGRGHVTVAAVDAARPSNSFAPRHQRKGPPVQKYDHGACFVCKGQHSVLKCSALEQMTHREKLDAVKENRLCFRCLMPGHMSKACDKPLTCAVCAKSHPTILHVDSKTPHVSVSNALVSLQTCAHTGAGNDECVLSIVPVRVKAKSGSHIINTYAFLDPGSSASFCTETLMRKLNLSGVKTNILLRTLGQERVVSTYSLKGFQISGLNEETFLDLPEVFTQKAMPVSRKNILSQEDLEEWAYLKYINIPSLEADVELLIGTNAQKLMEPWEVINSQGEGPYAIRTLLGWVVSGPLRGREDEGRYDCPAVTVNRISVTKLQDLLIAQYNQDFNEAIADDSSLSREDHRFMQIVESSIHQDEGHYCFDLPFKVAEVTLPDNRCVAEQRLFSLQRKFKRNKEFHQEYTEFMSEVIASGYAEPVPCQQLNRSDGRLWFLPHHGVYHPRKKTLRVVFDCASVYQGISLNSQLLQGPLLTSTLLGVLTRFRKECVALMADVQAMFHQVRVSPEYTDFLRFLWFPDGDFTLAPMQYRMKVHLFGAVSSPSCANYALRRIVQDYKDHFEPCILNTILHNFYMDDCLTSVSSEAKARKMVSELTAACAKGGFHLSKWTSNSSEVLASIPDAQRSKTTRGLDLDQKANAVETALGLHWCIDADVLTFRLALEERPPTRRGILSVVSSVFDPLGFLAPLTLPVKRMLQEMCRLNIGWDVHIPQVFSKQWSNWLKNLHYVAEFKVNRCMKPNNFGEPTFMQLHHFSDASEYGYGTVTYLRMENKENQVSLAFILGKARVAPLKQTTIPRLKLTAAVLAVRLDKMLRREFQLDLQPSVFWTDSTTVLKYIANETRRFHTFVANRVAVIRELTSVAQWRYVGTKLNPADEASRGLSAEEFLACERWLKGPPFLLKGEEEWPVTISDQPMVFLEDPEVKRESLVSALVVQAPLNATQIFLNYFSDFKRLKRSAAWILKFRGILLTSSQKRKSLKPELQKERIKVSGESLTTADLQRAEEAIIRFYQQEKFPEEIAALQEGRSVKRSSDLYKLDPRLQDGMLRVGGRLSRAAMPEEEKHPVILAKDQNVSKLILKHVHQCLGHAGRNHMLSFLRKKYWITHANSACRKVILECTECRRIQGNMGQQKMADLPEERVVSDLPAFTNVGVDYFGPVEVKKGRGRVKRYGVLFTCLASRAVHLEVAYALDTDSCINAIRRFMCRRGQISHLISDNGTNFIGAERELREAVSKLDHSKIQHDLLQNGLTWSFNPPAGAHHGGVWERLIRLVKRVLASTLRLQTLDDEGFHTVLCEIEAILNSRPITKASEDVNDLEALTPNHLLLLKTKPLLPPGLFQRDDLYLKRRWRQVQFLSDLFWKRWVREYLPLLQERHKWMRPRRSFAVGDIVVVMEPLAPRGSWQMARVTQTYPDKRGHVRSVQLRTKTGQLERPVTKICLLMEAEVPSSKTQDDDIDG